In Hemiscyllium ocellatum isolate sHemOce1 chromosome 5, sHemOce1.pat.X.cur, whole genome shotgun sequence, the following are encoded in one genomic region:
- the ptf1a gene encoding pancreas transcription factor 1 subunit alpha has translation METMLEQLTGLDTFVAATYFDDEDLFAEQPSRDHLDTDGFLEHDVDFLSSQMSEYYKESRGAADPEHCDSGILSFTSSSSPFSFDCTDSTSEVSPQLKGIEGAVKRRRRIRSEVEMQHLRQAANVRERRRMQSINDAFEGLRTHIPTLPYEKRLSKVDTLRLAIGYINFLTELVQSDMPLRNPNSDSAIQPKKVIICHRGARSPSPNDPDYGLPPLAGHSLSWTDEKQLKEQNIIRTAKVWTPEDPRKSNSKSCVNNIENEPPFDFVS, from the exons ATGGAGACCATGCTCGAGCAGCTCACCGGCCTCGACACCTTCGTGGCTGCCACCTACTTCGATGATGAAGATTTGTTCGCGGAGCAGCCGTCCCGGGATCACCTGGACACGGACGGGTTCCTGGAGCACGACGTGGACTTTCTGAGCAGCCAGATGAGCGAGTATTACAAGGAGAGCCGGGGCGCTGCTGATCCTGAGCACTGTGACTCGGGCATCCTCTCCTTCACATCGTCCTCGTCACCCTTTTCCTTCGACTGCACCGACAGCACTTCTGAGGTGTCCCCCCAGCTCAAAGGGATTGAGGGCGCTGTGAAAAGGCGCAGGAGGATCCGTTCAGAAGTTGAAATGCAGCACCTTCGCCAGGCTGCAAACGTCCGGGAGCGCAGACGCATGCAGTCTATTAACGATGCATTTGAAGGTCTCCGAACTCACATACCAACGCTACCTTATGAGAAacgactttcaaaagttgatacCCTCCGATTAGCAATAGGTTACATTAACTTCTTAACAGAACTTGTTCAATCTGACATGCCCTTAAGGAATCCAAATAGCGATTCTGCAATTCAACCTAAAAAAGTCATTATCTGTCATAGAGGTGCAA GATCGCCATCTCCAAATGATCCGGACTATGGGCTGCCTCCTCTAGCAGGGCATTCCTTGTCGTGGACTGATGAGAAACAGCTTAAAGAACAAAACATCATCAGGACAGCAAAAGTTTGGACTCCCGAAGATCCCAGAAAATCTAATAGCAAATCATGTGTAAACAACATTGAGAACGAACCACCTTTTGACTTTGTCTCATAA